One Campylobacter lari DNA segment encodes these proteins:
- a CDS encoding TlpA family protein disulfide reductase — translation MVAIKSFYCFLALISVFFFSACSNNEFQTLNSNQNYTFKYDGFEKTLKTQNANQAYALFFFTQDCGACNVQIPMLNELYKERNFPILAVLNGAKLKEEAQKILLEKKLDLPLLYEAKASSFLSKAVGGIYGVPVIVFFDEKGKINEKFIGLTPKSVLENKIKFLQ, via the coding sequence ATGGTCGCAATTAAAAGCTTCTATTGCTTCTTGGCTTTAATAAGCGTTTTTTTCTTTAGTGCATGCTCAAATAATGAATTTCAAACCCTAAATTCAAATCAAAACTATACTTTTAAATATGATGGTTTTGAAAAAACCTTAAAAACACAAAATGCAAATCAAGCTTATGCTTTATTTTTTTTCACGCAAGATTGCGGTGCATGTAATGTGCAAATTCCTATGCTAAACGAGCTTTATAAAGAAAGAAACTTTCCTATTTTAGCGGTGCTAAATGGAGCTAAGTTGAAAGAAGAAGCTCAAAAAATTCTTTTGGAAAAAAAGTTAGATTTGCCACTTTTATATGAAGCCAAAGCAAGTTCATTTTTGTCTAAAGCTGTGGGTGGAATTTATGGCGTACCTGTGATAGTTTTTTTTGATGAAAAAGGTAAAATAAATGAAAAATTCATCGGACTTACCCCAAAAAGTGTTTTAGAAAATAAGATTAAATTTTTACAATAG
- a CDS encoding two-partner secretion domain-containing protein, whose protein sequence is MKKLANHIILSGVTVSMLLSPMVAADKPLNPNHLPSGGKFTHGTSGTININGNNMDIMGNGKNSVIQWGGGFSIGKDAQVNFGKGQSGQNYLNIAHGTSKSMIEGLLNAGGNNVFLINPNGVIITKTGNINANRFVASTSSMSDDDMWKFAKSTQAQGAAFSPIFKPQKAGNVVNMGNINANSLLFQGNKVLLDADTSWDKEHNGVKFGIIKAGNINLQGNEVYVNAASIDANSLNRNTPGRRAIEIHGKGHAYLDATGYYYNTSAGNTILALKEGASKDFAVEGTVFINSVQDWWHFAKGWNERDDFRKNSPIFYRLTTDLDFGGQNFANYWLDLNGDGKKQTNEYTNMIIGYSDDNAFYRKFLGQGHTLKNMYIDTTGLNDIQYVGIFGKASKGFGGISDLIIDYNNKYIKTEGASHVGGLIGDVEGEDGYIFSKFYNIVVKNIDYIKATNGKYGNLFVGGFAGSLDNIKEASNIKLSNIKKIEASTSNIDEMVAVGGFVGRIDYDYIDVPISLFTGFENIEIIGTDEIKVSCNDVACSSATAGGFAGFLFLNSSNLKMNNITLDGISNIQSDNKKGFSASAGGFIGEGEFMGYQKDGVSFSNIAIKNLKSINANGSAWGSAAGFMGYYRSGQPNYKRNFKDIFIYFDPEATITTTGSQKTNNFFFTTQKNDFDETYDNIFVYYKNGTLNDTYGNMGITDQSYNGDELKQEFEQKIANITKPSFNEKPEDVDGTPGLFPYEKPDVEAIKNQKVEFQKEWYNKEVVQAILDDILNGKYRVSINKFGEIVFHVSTVGGVEITLDSIKQSLDFLDTLKEKNSGFDQTVELKDIYAKYNKALKIKDEYVAAQEHLFKDGKNSFYETYAKYQKELEIYNSYVKEIEAGKRKINDPEYLASLDKINSLATTLKNQRDAVNGIATKLNDENIAKNEYGYTNFKFTGDFALDFVHNPQSPDVDNPNKPELPDTDLEFKQTASLNLIGDHAIEEEESKEEIDESSLKQKGLTCIVSDNFKTMNPCIVGGL, encoded by the coding sequence ATGAAAAAGTTAGCAAATCATATCATACTCTCAGGTGTAACTGTATCAATGTTATTATCACCTATGGTGGCAGCAGATAAACCACTTAATCCAAATCACTTACCTAGTGGGGGTAAATTTACTCATGGGACTAGCGGGACTATAAATATTAATGGTAATAACATGGATATTATGGGTAATGGAAAAAACTCAGTCATACAATGGGGTGGTGGCTTTAGTATAGGTAAAGATGCACAAGTTAATTTTGGAAAAGGACAAAGTGGTCAAAACTACCTAAACATTGCTCATGGTACTAGTAAATCTATGATAGAAGGTTTATTAAATGCAGGTGGTAATAATGTCTTTTTAATCAATCCTAATGGAGTAATCATTACTAAAACAGGAAATATCAATGCTAATCGCTTTGTGGCTTCGACTTCGTCGATGAGTGATGATGATATGTGGAAATTTGCTAAATCTACACAAGCACAAGGTGCAGCTTTTTCACCTATATTTAAACCACAAAAAGCAGGTAATGTAGTAAATATGGGTAATATTAATGCGAATAGTCTTTTATTTCAAGGTAATAAAGTACTTTTAGATGCTGATACTAGTTGGGATAAAGAACACAATGGCGTTAAATTTGGAATAATTAAAGCAGGTAATATAAACCTACAAGGAAATGAAGTTTATGTTAATGCTGCTAGTATAGATGCTAATTCATTAAATCGTAATACTCCTGGTAGAAGAGCGATAGAAATTCATGGAAAAGGTCATGCGTATTTAGATGCTACGGGATATTATTATAATACAAGTGCAGGAAACACAATTTTAGCTCTTAAGGAAGGTGCTAGCAAGGATTTTGCTGTAGAAGGGACTGTTTTTATAAATTCTGTGCAAGATTGGTGGCATTTTGCTAAAGGATGGAATGAAAGAGATGATTTTAGAAAAAATTCCCCAATTTTTTATAGACTTACAACGGATTTGGATTTTGGAGGACAAAATTTTGCGAATTATTGGTTGGATTTAAATGGTGATGGCAAAAAACAAACTAATGAGTATACCAATATGATTATAGGTTATTCGGATGATAATGCTTTTTATAGAAAATTTTTAGGTCAAGGTCACACCTTGAAAAATATGTATATAGATACAACAGGGTTAAATGATATACAATATGTAGGAATATTTGGAAAAGCTTCTAAAGGTTTTGGTGGAATATCTGATTTGATTATTGATTATAACAATAAATATATAAAAACAGAAGGAGCAAGTCATGTAGGTGGACTTATTGGAGATGTGGAAGGAGAAGATGGATATATTTTTAGTAAATTTTATAATATAGTTGTTAAAAATATTGACTATATCAAAGCAACTAATGGAAAATATGGTAATCTTTTTGTAGGTGGTTTTGCTGGATCTTTGGATAATATTAAAGAAGCAAGTAATATTAAGCTTAGCAATATAAAGAAAATTGAAGCAAGTACTTCAAATATTGATGAGATGGTTGCAGTCGGTGGTTTTGTTGGACGCATTGATTATGATTATATTGATGTACCTATTTCTCTGTTTACTGGATTTGAGAATATAGAAATAATCGGAACAGATGAGATTAAGGTTAGTTGTAATGATGTGGCTTGTTCTAGTGCAACAGCTGGCGGCTTTGCTGGATTTTTATTTTTAAATAGTTCTAATTTAAAAATGAATAATATTACATTAGATGGCATATCTAATATTCAATCAGATAATAAAAAAGGTTTCTCTGCTTCTGCAGGTGGTTTTATAGGTGAAGGTGAATTTATGGGTTATCAAAAAGATGGAGTTAGTTTTAGTAATATAGCTATAAAAAATTTAAAAAGCATTAATGCTAATGGTTCTGCATGGGGAAGTGCTGCTGGATTTATGGGATATTATAGAAGCGGACAGCCAAACTATAAAAGAAATTTTAAAGACATTTTTATATATTTTGATCCAGAAGCTACAATCACAACTACTGGATCTCAAAAGACAAATAATTTTTTCTTTACAACTCAAAAGAATGATTTTGATGAAACTTATGATAATATATTTGTCTATTATAAAAATGGAACTTTAAACGATACTTATGGAAATATGGGTATAACAGATCAGAGCTATAATGGCGATGAATTAAAACAAGAATTTGAGCAAAAAATAGCAAATATCACCAAGCCAAGTTTTAATGAAAAACCAGAAGATGTTGATGGAACACCAGGTTTATTTCCATATGAAAAACCAGATGTAGAAGCTATAAAAAATCAAAAAGTTGAGTTTCAAAAAGAATGGTACAATAAGGAAGTAGTTCAGGCTATATTGGATGATATCTTAAACGGAAAATATAGAGTAAGTATTAATAAATTTGGCGAGATTGTATTTCATGTAAGTACTGTAGGTGGGGTTGAGATTACGCTAGATTCTATTAAGCAAAGTTTGGATTTTCTTGATACACTCAAAGAAAAAAATTCAGGATTTGATCAAACAGTTGAATTAAAAGATATTTATGCAAAATACAATAAAGCTTTAAAAATAAAAGATGAGTATGTAGCAGCTCAAGAACATCTCTTTAAAGATGGTAAAAATTCTTTTTATGAAACTTATGCAAAATATCAAAAAGAATTAGAAATTTATAATTCTTATGTTAAAGAAATAGAAGCAGGTAAAAGAAAAATAAACGATCCTGAATATCTAGCTAGTCTTGATAAAATCAATTCTTTGGCAACAACATTAAAAAATCAAAGAGATGCGGTAAATGGCATAGCTACTAAGCTTAATGATGAAAATATAGCAAAAAATGAATACGGCTATACTAATTTTAAATTTACAGGGGATTTTGCATTGGATTTTGTACATAATCCGCAAAGCCCTGATGTAGATAATCCGAATAAACCAGAATTACCAGATACAGATTTAGAATTTAAACAAACTGCTTCACTTAACTTAATAGGCGATCATGCTATTGAAGAAGAAGAAAGTAAAGAAGAGATAGATGAGAGTTCTTTAAAGCAAAAAGGTCTTACATGCATAGTTAGCGATAATTTTAAAACTATGAATCCTTGTATAGTTGGAGGATTATAA
- a CDS encoding ABC transporter ATP-binding protein, which produces MKNIIKISNLNRNFNEVKALQNINLEVKQGEWLAIMGPSGSGKSTLLNILSLMDTQSSGEYFLDDKEVGNLSEEEKSVIRREKIGLIFQQFHLIPYLNALENVMLAQFYHSSIEQKDAIIALEKVGLSHRLTHLPSQLSGGEQQRLCIARALVNDPEILLADEPTGNLDEANEKNILELFCKLKQDGKTIVLITHNPDLATFADRTIILSHGVMKSEN; this is translated from the coding sequence ATGAAAAATATTATAAAAATTTCAAATTTAAATCGTAATTTTAATGAAGTTAAAGCTTTACAAAATATCAACCTAGAAGTAAAGCAAGGCGAATGGCTAGCTATCATGGGTCCATCAGGTTCAGGTAAATCAACACTTTTAAATATACTTTCTTTAATGGATACTCAAAGTAGTGGGGAGTATTTTTTAGATGATAAAGAAGTTGGAAATTTAAGTGAAGAAGAAAAAAGCGTGATTAGAAGAGAAAAAATAGGCTTGATTTTTCAACAATTTCATTTAATACCTTATTTAAATGCCTTAGAAAATGTCATGCTAGCACAGTTTTATCACTCAAGTATAGAACAAAAAGACGCTATAATAGCACTAGAAAAAGTAGGGCTTTCACACAGACTTACGCATTTACCAAGCCAACTAAGCGGCGGGGAGCAACAAAGGCTATGTATAGCAAGAGCTTTAGTGAATGATCCTGAAATTTTATTAGCAGATGAGCCAACTGGAAATTTAGATGAGGCAAATGAAAAAAACATTTTAGAACTTTTTTGTAAATTAAAACAAGATGGTAAAACCATAGTTTTAATCACTCACAATCCAGACTTAGCAACCTTTGCTGATAGAACTATCATTTTAAGCCATGGAGTGATGAAAAGTGAAAATTAA
- a CDS encoding TlpA family protein disulfide reductase, which produces MKIKSIILACLCLVFLSACFENNNKNGGKVGLKAPEIAAKNLEGEKIKLADFDNLIVLTFVEQGCASCLKDLPLLEKLANEYPKKMTVLALDSIDKGKDFEEFATKYDYKNIIFLQDDLDISWQRFSVFAVPTTFVIKDGVVQDKIIGEKPWSQLKASIASWL; this is translated from the coding sequence GTGAAAATTAAAAGTATAATTTTAGCTTGTTTATGTTTAGTTTTTTTAAGTGCATGTTTTGAAAACAACAATAAAAATGGCGGCAAAGTAGGCTTAAAAGCACCAGAAATCGCAGCTAAAAATTTAGAAGGTGAGAAAATCAAACTAGCTGATTTTGATAATCTCATTGTTTTAACCTTTGTGGAGCAAGGTTGTGCATCTTGTTTAAAAGACTTGCCACTCTTGGAAAAACTAGCTAACGAATATCCTAAAAAAATGACCGTTTTAGCCCTTGATTCTATAGATAAAGGTAAGGATTTTGAAGAATTTGCTACAAAATATGATTACAAAAATATCATATTTTTACAAGATGATTTGGATATCTCATGGCAAAGATTTAGCGTTTTTGCAGTGCCAACTACTTTTGTCATTAAAGATGGAGTTGTACAAGATAAAATCATAGGAGAAAAACCATGGTCGCAATTAAAAGCTTCTATTGCTTCTTGGCTTTAA